One Megalopta genalis isolate 19385.01 chromosome 5, iyMegGena1_principal, whole genome shotgun sequence DNA window includes the following coding sequences:
- the Wdr62 gene encoding WD repeat domain 62 isoform X4, with amino-acid sequence MMEPPVTSKVLRAPSLKRGQENVRIQDRIKLERVLGVTVSSNAALDCDATSELVAYPAGCTVVLFNPRKNTQAHVLNACRKTVTSLALAGDGRLLATGECGHMPNVRVWDISDPYNAVQIAEFSGHKYGINCVAFSPSNKYVVSVGSQHDMIVNVWDWRNNVKVASNKVSSKVKAVCFAENGNYFVTVGNRHVKFWYLEYSRSAKYKEPVPLMGRSAILGEQRNNDFVDVACGRGDMADSTYAITKTGLLCEFNNRRLLDKWVELRTTSANCMAVGDKYIFIGCAEGIVRCFSPSTLQFITTLPRTHYLGVDVAQGLSISHMSQHPANARYPDAIALAFDERNNKLTCVYNDHSIYVWDVRDIRRVGKSHSFLYHSACIWGVEMYPTGSESVAAVPAGSFITCSSDDTIRVWNLEKDVSPSDTLYKRNIYSNELLKVLYIDPELTYLKDLDLAAAGSTEKSDASYDGRNGVRSIRVSPDGKHLASGDRSGNIRIHDLSSLEELYLIEAHDAEVLCLEYSKFSKYSAESPRLLASASRDRLIHVFSVDQGYNFSQTLDDHSSSITAVRFFNQSNQSNQIQMVSCGADKSIIFRQLQSTPGGMPQFARGHNAQGKTTLYDMEVDSGQKHVLTACQDRNIRVYNVATGKHSKTFKGSVGEDGSLIKVVLDASGIYVATSCTDKTLCVYDYYSGECMATMLGHSELVTGLRFSPDCRNLVSASGDGCIFVWRVPRDMVVTMQARLAQQAMRAGKRPPQVNGTGIDIQLDNETFGSPPPEFLDPNANPTPQNVGVDYRFSVGQLPLWAKKQINTANADETTTLAANPRSLGVDLPKGRWAQRVQQGDGITVKSVYDSDEVIPFPPPRGALDSDGGGGGGGSKDSSIDSGTETKCSSDYRRETIIIKRDEDETVFQPCPDSYRELADDPKQDHESTEHDGDVEDYSEGENGTTGSEKSHHRLMYYPAPEDTISNQFTVNAMDVEELRRSQRRQKKPRNGESGRTSELTASGSQDDSDSEGGASTPSAERNPLSMLSEASSEGFDQLAKQSHREKFLKNAFESLSGAEEPSNRSPKTTSISSQFHGRLSGGTDGSGNNKVRNQAVVNATKQARGDADVTKKREELQRRIEETRRKLQSVGYRSSLKTSQSISDLSSHIPEKHHRSNRLSTGNNKSGQQTHYSKPINPCKPIPNPKPPLKPQQLINKVSGGVGNALPKLDTPTSENCLSKSQTTSCISDKTRPSLTRPLTLTLKKTEKYKLSLNKPNQSLPESPVCEELKLLKEQCKKNVVSRFARFAQKRRSCSYFIGLNDNEEDMENIAKSFESLPAMNERNIETLNDALDDGDDGNGNFSDDSLEGDFKNPPRRCVSDYQINVHVDSQQDAHRGYSNYQAFSKRILTGSQESILSDASVESFSKGSAEILDYSHYDNDRHSSASFFLSRRKMQAGRSQESILTDESDYQMFPLRENMDHRSTESVLTDDSDSLVKSAPLEMLFDSHYKRKRQNSETYSGNPNNAVEPSSSVQDNANDATACRAVFRSKSLQDTRISKAGNENNYTEDNAPQPATCIYYEFNFNEKNDANVEMRMATTKSDTMPRSNSLKVPKEPQSMLFLNDFVAHKPPKPKRNSARTQSMRNRARPAWNKYSVDSPTTRPKSETEDYAGNSQRAEGHPSRCDNDAKPDAGSANASENAKRIEQFLQSPAYSMQYADEPDPKTKFYSLQNRRSDKGMAYEAGGPMDNYGFDARDDQRDSRVCCFENQIPTKDTQETYDSLEPPGGVSCDSQPTGAAQSTQSPRTNERLDNMDVDLRISRAIEGTVKLLSREFENLVRSEQYFMKEKRLMMSHCLEASENYAKLEAERDGRFAIRRDIRLHSGGEESDWADTSAIDRSVMESGSSTSASSCTNSPKRMWPPASRCQSHMKWTKTLPTINQAIIPTKHLYTVSGKVGNKNSNGSARSGLGNANSGNQSRHGSAKNHSSHITRSSSVGVLNQSDSESDVGAGNGRGWNNQTTNSRISGLMRPTISSQNKINHQIKTSSSSSSNLPSVLRRRGMQGAYSSVNLSQVGNQEDSSSEDTSSNGNGGKPALPPRPRSISIDHSATNLNLPGATVRRSGSTTVIANGRNGSSSIGQGAGRLSTANRSQLDPSPQELPVKDTDRAIDVASAELGTDKSLVSTQLCNTIADDLTRTADNVVQLYKRLTIDKEDEGASIDRDTMLRGLQSSVNETMRTLRLVVAGGQASIDGSSSTGSESVAVNEATATFQELLAGQDQGKVVNMMQQYSELLLTMMQQRMGGPQSSHT; translated from the exons ATCAAGTTGGAACGCGTGCTCGGCGTTACCGTCTCCAGCAATGCGGCCCTGGACTGCGACGCGACCAGCGAGCTGGTCGCCTATCCTGCTGG CTGCACCGTGGTGCTGTTCAATCCTCGGAAGAACACCCAGGCCCACGTGTTGAACGCTTGTCGCAAAACAGTGACCTCTCTGGCTTTGGCCGGCGACGGTAGACTGCTGGCGACCGGCGAATGCGGACACATGCCGAACGTTCGCGTCTGGGACATCTCGGATCCGTACAACGCCGTGCAGATCGCCGAGTTCTCCGGGCACAAGTATGGCATCAACTGCGTG GCGTTTTCACCGAGCAACAAGTACGTGGTGTCCGTGGGCTCTCAGCACGATATGATCGTCAACGTCTGGGACTGGAGGAACAATGTTAAGGTGGCGTCGAACAAAGTCTCGAGCAAAGTGAAGGCCGTCTGCTTCGCGGAAAACGGCAATTACTTTGTTACCGTGGGCAACAGACACGTCAAGTTCTGGTATCTCGAGTACTCGCGCAGCGCCAAG TATAAGGAACCTGTGCCTTTGATGGGTCGGTCCGCCATATTAGGAGAGCAGAGAAACAACGATTTCGTGGACGTGGCTTGCGGCCGCGGGGATATGGCGGATTCCACGTACGCGATCACCAAAACGGGCCTTCTGTGCGAGTTTAATAACAGGAGGCTGCTCGACAAATGGGTGGAGCTTCGC ACCACTAGCGCGAACTGCATGGCCGTGGGAGACAAGTACATCTTCATCGGGTGCGCGGAAGGTATAGTCAGGTGTTTCAGTCCCAGCACGCTTCAGTTCATCACCACGTTGCCGAGGACGCACTACCTTGGCGTGGACGTTGCGCAGGGTTTGTCGATCAG TCACATGTCGCAGCATCCGGCGAACGCGAGGTACCCGGACGCGATCGCGCTCGCGTTCGACGAGCGGAACAACAAGCTGACGTGCGTGTACAACGACCACAGCATCTACGTGTGGGACGTGAGGGACATCAGGCGGGTCGGGAAATCGCACTCGTTCCTCTACCATTCGGCTTGCATCTGGGGCGTCGAGATGTACCCGACGGGGTCCGAGTCGGTGGCCGCGGTGCCCGCCGGCAGCTTCATCACCTGCTCCAGCGACGACACGATCCGCGTGTGGAACCTGGAGAAGGACGTGTCGCCGAGCGACACGCTCTACAAGCGCAACATCTACAGCAACGAGCTGCTCAAGGTCCTCTACATCGACCCGGAGCTGACCTATCTGAAGGACCTGGACCTGGCCGCGGCCGGCTCCACGGAGAAGAGCGACGCCTCGTACGACGGCCGCAACGGCGTCCGCTCGATCCGAGTCAGCCCCGACGGCAAGCATCTCGCCTCCGGCGACCGGTCCGGCAACATCCGGATCCACGACCTCTCCTCCCTGGAAGAACTCTACCTGATCGAGGCTCACGACGCCGAGGTGCTCTGCCTCGAGTACTCAAAGTTCTCCAAGTACTCCGCCGAGTCGCCCAGGCTGCTGGCCAGCGCCTCCAGGGACAGGTTGATCCACGTGTTCAGCGTCGATCAAGGGTACAACTTCTCGCAGACGCTCGACGACCACAGCTCCTCCATTACTGCCGTCAGATTCTTCAatcagagcaaccagagcaatcAGATTCAGATGGTGTCCTGCGGCGCCGACAAGAGTATTATTTTTAGACAGCTGCAGTCG ACACCGGGCGGGATGCCGCAGTTCGCTAGGGGCCACAACGCTCAGGGAAAGACCACTCTCTACGACATGGAGGTCGATTCCGGGCAAAAGCACGTTCTAACTGCCTGCCAAGATAGGAACATAAGAGTGTACAACGTGGCCACCGGCAAACACAGCAAAACGTTCAAGGGATCCGTCGGGGAGGACGGGTCTCTTATCAAAGTCGTCCTAG ATGCGTCGGGAATTTACGTAGCTACCTCGTGTACAGATAAGACATTGTGCGTGTACGATTACTACAGCGGCGAATGCATGGCCACCATGTTGGGCCACTCGGAATTGGTGACCGGGCTGCGATTCAGCCCGGATTGCAGGAACCTGGTGTCCGCCAGCGGAGACGGCTGCATATTCGTCTGGCGAGTTCCCCGGGACATGGTCGTCACCATGCAGGCCCGCCTCGCCCAGCAGGCGATGCGAGCTGGAAA GAGGCCGCCTCAGGTGAACGGTACCGGGATAGACATCCAATTGGACAACGAGACGTTCGGATCGCCGCCGCCCGAATTCCTAGACCCGAACGCGAATCCCACGCCGCAGAACGTGGGCGTCGATTATAGGTTCAGCGTGGGCCAGCTGCCGCTTTGGGCGAAAAAGCAGATAAACACCGCGAACGCCGACGAAACGACGACCCTGGCCGCGAACCCGAGGTCCCTCGGCGTCGATCTGCCGAAGGGCAGGTGGGCGCAGAGGGTGCAGCAGGGCGACGGCATCACCGTCAAGTCTGTCTACGACAGCGACGAGGTGATACCGTTCCCTCCGCCTCGCGGGGCCCTCGATTCcgacggcggcggtggcggcggtgggTCCAAGGACAGCTCCATCGACAGCGGGACCGAGACCAAGTGCAGCAGCGACTACCGGAGGGAAACCATCATCATCAAGAGG GACGAGGACGAGACTGTGTTCCAGCCTTGTCCGGATAGTTACAGAGAACTAGCGGATGACCCGAAGCAG GACCACGAGAGCACGGAGCACGACGGCGACGTGGAGGATTACTCGGAGGGTGAGAACGGGACCACCGGCTCCGAGAAGTCCCATCACAGGCTGATGTACTACCCGGCTCCGGAGGACACGATATCGAATCAGTTCACCGTGAACGCGATGGACGTGGAAGAGCTGAGGAG ATCTCAAAGGCGGCAGAAGAAGCCGAGGAACGGAGAGAGCGGCCGGACCAGCGAGCTGACCGCGTCCGGCAGCCAAGACGACTCGGATTCCGAGGGCGGAGCCTCGACTCCCAGCGCCGAGAGGAATCCTCTGTCCATGCTGTCGGAGGCCAGCTCCGAGGGCTTCGACCAGCTGGCGAAGCAGAGCCATCGCGAGAAGTTCCTCAAGAACGCTTTCGAATCTCTCAGCGGAGCCGAGGAACCGTCCAACAGGAGTCCGAAAACAACTAGCATCAGCTCTCAGTTTCACGGAAG GCTCAGCGGTGGCACCGACGGCAGCGGCAACAACAAGGTTCGCAATCAGGCCGTGGTGAACGCGACCAAGCAGGCGAGAGGGGACGCGGACGTGACCAAGAAGCGCGAGGAGTTGCAGAGGAGAATAGAGGAGACACGGAGAAAATTGCAAAGC GTGGGCTACAGGTCGTCGCTAAAGACCAGCCAAAGCATATCCGACTTGAGCAGCCATATACCGGAGAAGCATCATCGTTCGAACAGGTTGAGCACAGGTAACAACAAATCCGGTCAACAGACTCACTACTCGAAACCGATTAATCCTTGTAAACCGATACCGAACCCAAAGCCCCCGTTAAAACCTCAACAACTGATTAACAAAGTGTCGGGTGGTGTGGGGAATGCGCTGCCTAAGCTAGATACCCCAACCTCCGAGAACTGCTTGTCCAAAAGTCAGACTACGTCGTGTATAAGCGACAAGACGAGACCGTCGTTGACTCGCCCGTTAACCTTGACCCTGAAAAAAACTGAAAAGTATAAGCTGTCGCTGAATAAACCGAATCAGTCGTTGCCGGAGTCGCCGGTTTGCGAGGAGCTGAAGCTCCTCAAGGAGCAGTGCAAGAAGAACGTGGTCAGTCGGTTCGCGAGATTCGCGCAAAAGCGAAGGTCCTGCAGCTACTTCATCGGGCTGAACGACAACGAGGAGGACATGGAGAACATAGCGAAGTCGTTCGAGAGCCTGCCGGCGATGAACGAGCGGAACATAGAGACCCTGAACGACGCGTTGGACGACGGGGACGACGGGAACGGGAACTTTAGCGACGATTCCTTGGAAGGGGATTTCAAGAATCCGCCGCGACGATGCGTCAGCGACTACCAGATCAACGTGCACGTCGACAGCCAGCAGGACGCTCACAGAGGCTACTCGAACTACCAGGCGTTCTCGAAGCGGATTCTGACCGGGTCGCAGGAGAGCATCCTCTCGGACGCGTCGGTCGAGTCCTTCTCGAAGGGAAGCGCCGAGATTCTGGATTACAGCCACTACGACAACGACAGACACTCGAGCGCGAGCTTCTTTCTGTCCCGGCGCAAGATGCAGGCCGGCCGGAGCCAGGAGAGCATCCTGACCGACGAGTCCGACTACCAAATGTTCCCGTTGCGCGAGAACATGGACCACCGCAGCACCGAGAGCGTGCTCACCGACGACTCGGACTCGCTCGTCAAGTCCGCGCCCCTCGAAATGCTCTTCGACTCCCACTACAAGCGAAAGCGACAGAACTCGGAGACGTACAGCGGCAATCCCAACAACGCCGTCGAGCCCTCCAGCTCCGTCCAGGACAACGCGAACGACGCGACCGCTTGCCGAGCGGTCTTCAGATCCAAGTCCCTCCAGGACACGAGGATAAGCAAGGCCGGCAACGAGAACAATTACACGGAGGACAACGCGCCGCAACCCGCGACCTGCATCTACTACGAGTTCAACTTCAACGAGAAGAACGACGCGAACGTCGAGATGAGAATGGCGACCACGAAATCGGACACCATGCCGAGGAGCAACAGCTTGAAGGTGCCGAAGGAGCCGCAGTCGATGCTGTTCCTGAACGACTTCGTGGCGCACAAGCCGCCGAAGCCGAAGAGGAACTCCGCTCGCACGCAGAGCATGCGGAACAGGGCTCGCCCAGCCTGGAACAAGTACAGCGTCGACTCGCCGACTACTCGTCCGAAGTCCGAGACCGAGGACTACGCTGGCAACTCGCAGAGAGCCGAGGGCCATCCGTCGAGATGCGACAACGACGCGAAACCGGACGCGGGCTCGGCGAACGCTTCCGAGAACGCGAAGAGGATCGAGCAGTTCTTGCAGTCGCCGGCCTACTCGATGCAATACGCCGACGAACCGGACCCGAAGACCAAGTTCTACAGCCTGCAGAACCGGCGCTCGGACAAGGGCATGGCGTACGAGGCCGGCGGCCCGATGGACAATTACGGGTTCGACGCGCGGGACGACCAGAGGGACTCGCGCGTCTGCTGCTTCGAGAATCAGATCCCGACGAAGGACACGCAGGAGACCTACGATTCGCTGGAACCGCCCGGCGGCGTGTCCTGCGACTCGCAGCCTACTGGAGCTGCCCAGAGTACCCAGAGTCCGAGGACGAACGAGCGACTCGACAACATGGACGTGGATCTGAGGATCAGCAGGGCGATCGAGGGCACCGTCAAGCTGCTGTCCAGAGAGTTCGAGAACCTGGTCAGGTCGGAACAGTACTTCATGAAAGAGAAACGCCTGATGATGTCGCATTGCCTCGAGGCCAGCGAGAACTATGCGAAACTGGAGGCCGAGCGGGACGGCAGGTTCGCGATCAGGCGCGACATCAGGCTGCACTCGGGCGGAGAAGAGAGCGACTGGGCGGACACGTCCGCGATCGATAGATCCGTGATGGAGAGCGGCTCCTCGACGTCCGCCTCCAGCTGCACCAACTCGCCGAAGAGAATGTGGCCGCCGGCCTCGCGGTGCCAGAGCCACATGAAATGGACGAAAACCTTGCCCACCATTAATCAGGCTATTATACCGACCAAGCATCTGTACACAG TTTCAGGAAAAGTAGGTAATAAGAACTCGAACGGTTCTGCGCGAAGTGGACTGGGAAACGCGAATAGCGGAAACCAGTCTCGGCACGGATCGGCGAAGAATCATTCTTCCCACATTACCAGAAGCAGCAGCGTCGGCGTTTTGAATCAG AGCGACTCGGAATCGGACGTCGGCGCCGGCAACGGAAGAGGATGGAACAACCAGACGACGAATAGCAGGATCAGTGGATTGATGAGACCGACGATCAGCTCGCAGAACAAGATCAACCATCAGATAAAGACCAGCTCCTCTTCCAGCAGCAATCTGCCTTCGGTCCTGAGGAGGAGAGGCATGCAGGGAGCGTATTCGAGTG TGAATCTAAGTCAAGTGGGCAATCAAGAGGACTCGAGTTCCGAGGACACGTCCTCGAACGGGAACGGAGGCAAGCCGGCGCTGCCGCCCAGACCTCGCAGCATCAGCATCGACCATTCTGCCACGAA TTTAAATCTGCCCGGCGCGACGGTGAGGAGATCAGGGTCCACGACCGTGATCGCGAACGGCCGCAACGGAAGCAGCTCGATAGGGCAGGGCGCCGGCCGATTGTCGACCGCCAACCGCAGTCAGCTGGACCCCAGCCCGCAGGAGCTACCAGTCAAAGATACTGATCGTGCCATCGATGTAGCCAGTGCCGAAT TAGGCACGGATAAATCATTAG TGTCGACGCAGCTGTGCAacacgatcgcggacgacctgACGCGCACGGCGGACAACGTGGTGCAGCTGTACAAGCGTCTAACGATAGACAAGGAGGACGAAGGAGCCAGCATCGACAGGGACACGATGCTGCGAGGTCTCCAGTCTTCCGTGAACGAGACGATGCGAACGTTGCGGCTGGTGGTCGCCGGTGGACAGGCGAGCATCGACgggtcgtcgtcgacgggcagCGAGAGCGTGGCCGTGAACGAGGCGACCGCCACGTTCCAAGAGCTGCTCGCTGGCCAGGACCAGGGTAAAGTAGTCAACATGATGCAGCAGTACTCCGAGCTGCTGCTGACCATGATGCAGCAGAGGATGGGGGGACCGCAGTCGAGCCACACGTAA